One Devosia lacusdianchii genomic window carries:
- a CDS encoding SRPBCC domain-containing protein translates to MNDQTFPNPFKTDLPADAPLIIMSRVFDAPLDLVWKVWTEKQHIAYWWGPYDANEVKEYDVRTDGKWRIASTMPDGSILIFYGTYLAVAPKGLIRNTFAIEGMHEEDPRFYEEHHFDERDGKTYYRSTSNFPDIASRDAIVETGMEWGANASMVKVDEILERLKAGK, encoded by the coding sequence ATGAACGACCAGACTTTCCCCAATCCCTTCAAGACCGACCTGCCGGCCGATGCGCCGCTGATCATCATGTCGCGCGTGTTCGATGCACCCCTGGACCTGGTGTGGAAGGTTTGGACCGAAAAACAGCACATCGCCTATTGGTGGGGGCCATACGACGCCAACGAGGTGAAGGAGTATGACGTGCGCACCGATGGCAAATGGCGCATCGCCTCCACCATGCCCGATGGGTCAATCCTCATCTTCTATGGCACTTACCTTGCCGTCGCGCCCAAGGGCCTGATCCGCAACACCTTCGCGATCGAAGGCATGCACGAAGAAGATCCCCGCTTCTACGAGGAGCATCATTTCGATGAGCGCGATGGGAAGACCTACTATCGCTCCACCTCCAACTTCCCCGACATCGCCAGCCGCGACGCCATCGTGGAGACCGGCATGGAATGGGGCGCCAATGCCTCCATGGTCAAGGTCGACGAGATCCTGGAACGGCTCAAGGCCGGGAAGTAA
- the cbiE gene encoding precorrin-6y C5,15-methyltransferase (decarboxylating) subunit CbiE produces MSWLSIVGIGEDGLPGLGDAARAAIAQAEIVFGGARHLELAAPAITGEARQWLSPFSASIDAVLTERSRKVCVLASGDPFHYGVGATLARHIDASQMVVYPHPSAFSLAAARLGWPLQDVVALSLHGRPLDLIRPHLHTGARILALTSDEHGPTALAKLLTEAGFGISIVTVLEALGGPNETVRSHVAMNFALGDIDPLNICAVSVVALPGARVLPLTPGLDDALFEHNGQITKREVRALTLSALAPRRGETLWDIGAGSGSIAIEWMLADPGLRAFAIEADPERAARISRNASNFGVPDLNLIIGAAPGALDGLEPPHAIFIGGGGSDPGVLDAAIAALRPGGRLVVNAVTLELEALLLARHAELGGSLMRIAVSRADAVGSMTGWRPAMPITQWAWVRS; encoded by the coding sequence ATGAGCTGGCTTTCGATCGTCGGCATCGGCGAAGATGGCCTCCCCGGTCTCGGCGACGCCGCCAGGGCCGCCATTGCGCAGGCCGAGATCGTCTTTGGCGGCGCGCGCCACCTCGAACTGGCCGCACCGGCCATCACCGGCGAAGCGCGCCAATGGCTGTCGCCGTTCTCGGCATCCATCGACGCCGTGCTGACAGAGCGTAGCCGCAAGGTCTGCGTGCTGGCATCAGGCGATCCGTTTCACTACGGCGTCGGCGCAACGCTTGCCCGCCATATCGATGCCAGCCAGATGGTGGTCTATCCGCACCCCTCCGCCTTCAGCCTGGCCGCCGCGCGCTTGGGCTGGCCGTTGCAGGATGTGGTGGCGCTCTCGCTCCACGGGCGCCCGCTCGATCTCATCCGGCCGCATCTGCATACCGGCGCTCGCATCCTGGCGCTGACCTCGGACGAGCACGGCCCCACCGCGCTCGCCAAGCTGCTCACCGAAGCCGGCTTCGGCATCTCCATCGTTACCGTCCTCGAAGCGCTGGGCGGTCCAAACGAGACTGTGCGCAGTCATGTCGCCATGAACTTTGCGCTTGGTGACATCGACCCGCTCAACATCTGCGCCGTCAGCGTCGTTGCCCTGCCCGGCGCGCGCGTGTTGCCGCTGACGCCGGGCCTCGACGACGCGCTGTTCGAGCACAACGGCCAGATCACCAAGCGCGAGGTTCGTGCTCTAACCCTGTCCGCCCTGGCTCCGCGTCGCGGTGAGACCCTCTGGGACATCGGCGCGGGCTCCGGCTCCATCGCCATCGAATGGATGCTCGCCGATCCAGGCCTGCGCGCCTTCGCCATCGAGGCGGATCCGGAACGCGCCGCCCGCATCTCACGCAACGCCAGCAATTTCGGCGTCCCCGATCTCAACCTGATCATCGGCGCAGCCCCCGGCGCGCTTGACGGTCTCGAGCCGCCCCATGCCATCTTCATCGGCGGTGGCGGCTCTGACCCCGGCGTGCTCGACGCCGCCATCGCGGCGCTCCGGCCAGGCGGGCGTCTGGTCGTCAATGCGGTGACGCTGGAACTGGAAGCACTGCTCCTGGCCCGACATGCCGAACTCGGCGGCAGCCTCATGCGCATCGCGGTGTCCCGCGCAGATGCGGTGGGCAGCATGACCGGCTGGCGGCCCGCCATGCCGATCACGCAATGGGCGTGGGTGAGGTCATGA
- a CDS encoding precorrin-3B C(17)-methyltransferase codes for MTGRLIVVGTGPGNPDQTTPEALAAIAASHVFFGYGPYLDRLTLRDDQRRVASDNREELARARDALHTAASGEQVCVVSGGDPGVFAMAAAICEAIEAGPPSWRALDVVIVPGVTAMLAVAARAGAPLGHDFCAISLSDNLKPWTVIEARLRAVATAGLVTALYNPISKARPWQLGTAFAILREVLPWTTPVIFGRAAGRPDEAITIMTLAEADPAKADMATCVIIGSSETRIIEREGLPPLIYSPRSTGGPQ; via the coding sequence ATGACCGGCAGGCTCATCGTGGTCGGCACGGGCCCCGGCAACCCCGACCAGACGACGCCGGAAGCACTGGCAGCTATTGCAGCCTCGCATGTTTTCTTTGGCTACGGCCCCTATCTCGATCGCCTGACCTTGCGCGACGACCAGCGCCGCGTCGCCTCCGACAATCGCGAAGAGCTCGCCCGCGCTCGTGATGCCCTACATACCGCCGCCTCGGGCGAACAGGTCTGCGTCGTCTCCGGCGGCGACCCTGGCGTCTTCGCCATGGCGGCCGCCATCTGCGAGGCTATCGAGGCCGGCCCCCCGTCCTGGCGGGCGCTCGATGTCGTCATCGTTCCCGGCGTCACCGCCATGCTGGCCGTGGCCGCCCGCGCCGGCGCGCCGCTCGGGCACGATTTCTGTGCCATCTCGCTGTCGGACAATCTCAAGCCCTGGACAGTGATCGAAGCGCGGTTGCGTGCGGTCGCCACCGCTGGCCTCGTGACCGCGCTCTACAACCCCATCAGCAAGGCCCGCCCCTGGCAATTGGGCACCGCCTTCGCCATCCTGCGCGAAGTGCTGCCTTGGACCACGCCGGTCATCTTCGGCCGTGCCGCCGGACGCCCCGACGAGGCCATCACCATCATGACCCTCGCCGAGGCCGATCCGGCCAAAGCCGACATGGCGACGTGCGTGATCATCGGCTCATCGGAAACGCGGATCATCGAGCGCGAGGGCCTGCCGCCGCTGATCTACTCGCCGCGTTCGACCGGTGGTCCGCAATGA
- a CDS encoding alpha/beta fold hydrolase: MLRTTLVAAMLLATTPAFAQPEPARVEVNGMHMYYEVSGEGPPLIVLHGAYMNIETMGAIIPALAESHTVYALELQGHGRTTDIDRPITYQNLADDVAGFMEAVGIGKASVFGYSMGANAGLQMVIRHPEKVDRAVLASVAYDAKGWQPEFLAFLPQLAPEFFVGTPVEDEYRRLAANPEGFPALVDKLIALEHEPLAWEADVAKIETPILIVQGDADTPSPEHAVAMLRLLGGGTMGDMGAPLPASRLAILPGTSHTALMNQPELLKALIGPFLRGETPKGMFD; encoded by the coding sequence ATGCTTCGCACCACTCTGGTAGCAGCGATGCTGCTCGCCACTACGCCTGCCTTTGCCCAGCCGGAACCAGCGCGCGTCGAGGTCAATGGCATGCACATGTATTACGAAGTGTCTGGCGAAGGTCCGCCCCTGATCGTGTTGCACGGCGCCTACATGAACATAGAGACTATGGGCGCCATTATCCCGGCACTGGCAGAGAGCCACACGGTCTACGCGCTTGAATTGCAGGGCCACGGACGGACGACAGATATCGATCGGCCGATCACCTACCAGAACCTGGCCGACGACGTTGCCGGCTTCATGGAAGCAGTGGGTATCGGGAAGGCCAGCGTGTTCGGCTATTCGATGGGCGCCAATGCCGGCCTGCAAATGGTCATTCGCCACCCGGAGAAGGTGGACCGCGCCGTGCTGGCGTCGGTCGCCTATGACGCAAAGGGGTGGCAGCCGGAGTTTCTGGCTTTCCTGCCGCAACTGGCGCCGGAATTTTTCGTCGGCACGCCGGTTGAGGACGAATATCGCCGCCTGGCCGCCAATCCCGAAGGTTTTCCGGCGCTGGTGGACAAGCTGATCGCGCTTGAGCACGAACCGCTGGCCTGGGAGGCTGACGTCGCTAAGATCGAAACACCGATCCTGATCGTGCAGGGCGATGCCGACACGCCGTCGCCCGAGCATGCCGTCGCCATGCTGCGACTGCTGGGTGGCGGCACCATGGGCGACATGGGAGCGCCGCTGCCAGCGTCGCGCCTTGCCATCCTGCCAGGCACCTCGCACACGGCGCTGATGAACCAGCCGGAGCTGCTCAAGGCGTTGATCGGGCCGTTTTTGCGCGGCGAGACTCCCAAGGGCATGTTCGACTAA
- the cobM gene encoding precorrin-4 C(11)-methyltransferase — MTVHFIGAGPGAADLITVRGRDLLARCPICLYAGSIVPPEMLAWCGPRARLVDTAPLSLDEIEAEYVSAHAVGEDVARLHSGDLSVWSAVAEQMRRLDRLGIPYTLTPGVPAFAAAAATLGRELTIPAEAQSLVLTRVSGRASPMPEGETLAAFGATGATLAIHLAIHALDRVVAELTPLYGADCPVAIVFHASWPDEKIIRGTLADIEARFAADPVERTAIIFVGRTLGAADFRESSLYDPEYQRRFRGRD; from the coding sequence ATGACCGTTCACTTCATCGGCGCCGGACCCGGCGCGGCTGACCTCATCACCGTGCGCGGCCGCGACCTGCTCGCCCGCTGTCCGATCTGCCTTTATGCCGGCTCTATCGTTCCGCCCGAAATGCTGGCCTGGTGCGGCCCCCGCGCGCGCCTCGTCGACACCGCGCCGCTGTCGCTCGACGAAATCGAAGCCGAATATGTCAGCGCTCATGCTGTCGGTGAGGACGTGGCCCGCCTGCACTCCGGGGATCTCTCCGTGTGGAGCGCCGTCGCCGAGCAGATGCGGCGGCTCGATCGCCTCGGCATTCCCTACACGCTGACACCCGGCGTCCCCGCCTTCGCCGCAGCCGCTGCCACACTCGGACGCGAACTCACCATTCCCGCCGAAGCGCAAAGCCTGGTGCTCACTCGCGTCTCGGGCCGCGCCTCACCCATGCCTGAGGGCGAAACACTGGCGGCGTTCGGCGCCACAGGCGCGACGCTGGCGATCCATCTTGCCATTCATGCGCTCGACCGCGTGGTGGCCGAGTTGACGCCGCTGTACGGCGCCGACTGCCCGGTCGCCATCGTCTTCCACGCCTCATGGCCCGACGAGAAGATCATTCGCGGCACCCTGGCCGATATCGAGGCGCGCTTTGCGGCCGATCCGGTCGAGCGTACGGCGATCATCTTCGTCGGCCGCACACTGGGCGCCGCCGACTTCCGCGAGTCCTCGCTCTACGATCCGGAATATCAACGCCGCTTCCGCGGTCGCGACTAG
- the cobF gene encoding precorrin-6A synthase (deacetylating), which yields MKTILIVGIGTGNPEHLTVQAINALNRADVLFIPDKGESKADLADLRRDIIARYVTNPASRSVEYTVPKRDTANPDYGAGVDDWHAALAERFAALLEGVPGDGAGAFLVWGDPGLYDSTIRIVDRLRTDHAVEIIPGITSIQALTAAHCIALNRIGEPVHITTGRRLGTVADDTVVMLDGQTAFTSTDPDLDIFWGAYLGTPDEITIAGRLGDVRDEIVETRKTARERHGWIMDTYLLRKRS from the coding sequence ATGAAAACCATCCTCATCGTGGGTATCGGCACCGGCAATCCCGAGCACTTGACCGTGCAGGCGATCAACGCCCTCAACCGCGCCGACGTGCTGTTCATCCCCGACAAGGGAGAAAGCAAAGCCGATCTCGCCGACCTCCGCCGCGACATCATCGCGCGTTATGTGACCAATCCGGCGAGCCGGAGTGTCGAATACACGGTGCCCAAGCGCGATACCGCCAATCCCGACTATGGCGCTGGCGTCGATGATTGGCATGCCGCGCTGGCCGAGCGCTTCGCTGCATTGCTTGAGGGCGTTCCGGGTGATGGCGCGGGCGCTTTTCTCGTCTGGGGCGACCCCGGCCTCTACGATTCCACCATCCGCATCGTCGACCGCCTCCGGACCGATCACGCTGTCGAGATCATCCCCGGCATCACCTCGATCCAGGCGCTCACTGCCGCGCATTGCATCGCGCTGAACCGCATCGGCGAACCCGTTCATATCACCACCGGCCGCCGTCTCGGCACCGTTGCCGACGACACCGTGGTCATGCTCGACGGCCAGACCGCCTTCACCAGCACCGATCCCGATCTCGATATCTTCTGGGGCGCCTATCTCGGCACCCCGGACGAAATCACCATTGCCGGCAGGCTGGGGGATGTGCGCGACGAGATCGTCGAAACCCGCAAGACCGCGCGCGAGCGGCACGGCTGGATCATGGATACCTATTTGCTGCGTAAGCGGAGCTGA
- a CDS encoding precorrin-3B synthase, translated as MSVALSIATHRRGACPTLDVPMQTGDGLLARLRIAQGRLTPMQVGRIAALAAEHGNGLVEVTARGNLQVRGLTPASAAPFARATDSLVKIERGLVVETPPLAGDDPTEIADPRPLAASIRAASVLLAARLGPKVTVVVDGNGRLNLSQLKADIRLTAIGSNQWACSVGARSDVILRNEALMITLRTLRQIADIGIDARAADLPGATTTPRLTKDTSPIGVFALRDTTATGFALPLGSSDHASLAALAAAADRHGITEFRLAPHHTMLAVGADPAFMADVAALGFITDPADPRTRISACIGSDGCASGHIPARTIAASLAPDLAPQTSLHVSGCTKGCAHPSAADITLVGEPNGYGLVISGRAGDTPRALLRADQLESAVAARQG; from the coding sequence ATGTCCGTGGCCCTTTCCATCGCAACCCATCGTCGTGGCGCCTGTCCAACGCTTGACGTGCCGATGCAGACGGGCGACGGCCTCCTGGCGCGCCTGCGCATCGCTCAAGGCCGGCTGACGCCAATGCAAGTCGGCCGTATCGCCGCCCTTGCCGCCGAACACGGCAACGGACTTGTTGAAGTCACCGCTCGCGGCAATCTTCAGGTGCGCGGATTGACGCCGGCGAGTGCTGCGCCTTTCGCCCGCGCCACCGACTCCCTGGTCAAGATCGAGCGCGGCCTTGTCGTCGAGACGCCCCCGCTGGCCGGCGACGACCCCACCGAGATTGCTGATCCACGCCCCCTCGCCGCCTCCATCCGCGCCGCGTCGGTGCTGCTGGCTGCGCGGCTTGGTCCCAAGGTCACTGTTGTCGTCGATGGCAATGGGCGACTGAACCTGTCGCAGCTCAAGGCCGATATCCGGCTCACGGCGATCGGCTCCAACCAGTGGGCCTGCTCGGTCGGTGCGCGCAGCGACGTCATCCTGCGCAACGAAGCGCTGATGATCACCCTGCGAACTCTGCGGCAGATTGCCGATATCGGCATAGACGCGCGGGCCGCCGACCTTCCGGGCGCCACCACCACGCCGCGCCTCACCAAAGATACTTCGCCCATCGGCGTCTTCGCCTTGCGCGACACCACCGCCACGGGTTTCGCCCTGCCCTTGGGCAGCAGTGATCACGCGAGCCTCGCCGCGCTCGCCGCGGCTGCGGACCGGCACGGCATTACCGAGTTCCGCCTTGCGCCGCACCACACCATGCTCGCCGTCGGCGCTGACCCTGCCTTCATGGCCGACGTCGCTGCCCTCGGCTTCATTACCGATCCCGCCGATCCCCGCACCCGCATCAGCGCTTGTATCGGCTCGGACGGCTGCGCGTCCGGCCATATCCCCGCCCGGACCATTGCCGCCAGTCTCGCGCCGGATCTCGCCCCGCAGACCAGTCTCCACGTTTCCGGCTGCACCAAGGGTTGTGCCCATCCCAGCGCCGCCGATATCACGCTGGTTGGTGAACCCAACGGCTACGGCCTTGTCATCTCTGGCCGGGCGGGCGATACGCCACGGGCACTGCTGCGTGCGGATCAGCTTGAGTCCGCCGTTGCGGCCCGCCAAGGATGA
- a CDS encoding ArsR/SmtB family transcription factor → MTDALSTTLAALADPTRRAILARLSLGDASVNELAEPFDMTLAAVSKHIKVLEGAGLVSRGRQAQWRPCKLEAAPMREVASLVEFYRKFWEQNLDQLDAYLKKLQTPETKTKN, encoded by the coding sequence ATGACCGATGCATTGAGCACCACGCTCGCCGCTCTCGCCGATCCCACAAGAAGGGCCATCCTTGCCCGGTTGTCCCTTGGGGATGCGAGCGTCAACGAGCTGGCCGAGCCATTCGACATGACGCTGGCTGCCGTCTCCAAACACATCAAGGTGCTGGAAGGGGCGGGCCTGGTCAGCCGTGGCCGGCAAGCGCAATGGCGACCCTGCAAACTGGAGGCCGCGCCCATGCGCGAAGTGGCCTCCCTGGTCGAGTTCTATCGCAAGTTCTGGGAGCAGAACCTCGATCAACTCGACGCCTACCTCAAGAAGCTGCAGACCCCCGAAACCAAGACGAAGAACTAA
- a CDS encoding precorrin-2 C(20)-methyltransferase — MTGKLIGVGTGPGDPDLLTIKALKAIESADVVAYFAKQGNPSNARAIVADLITGQIEEQLGYPVTTEIDRRHEDYKVATNGFYAEAANRVAAHLDAGKTVAVLSEGDPLFYGSYMHLHVRLATRYPTEVIPGITAMSGCWSQAGLPLVQGDDILSVLPGTLDEVDLHTRLDNTDGAVIMKVGRNLPKIRRALELAGRLDEAVYVERGTMANGHSIRLADKTDDAAPYFALVLVPGWSTRP, encoded by the coding sequence ATGACGGGCAAGCTCATCGGCGTCGGCACCGGCCCGGGCGATCCGGACCTGCTCACCATAAAGGCCCTCAAGGCGATCGAGAGCGCCGATGTCGTCGCTTACTTCGCCAAGCAGGGCAATCCCAGCAATGCCCGAGCCATCGTGGCCGATTTGATCACCGGTCAGATCGAGGAGCAGCTCGGTTATCCCGTCACCACGGAAATCGACCGCCGCCATGAGGACTACAAGGTGGCGACCAACGGCTTCTATGCCGAGGCGGCAAACCGCGTCGCCGCGCATCTCGATGCCGGGAAGACCGTCGCTGTACTGAGCGAAGGCGATCCGCTGTTCTATGGCAGCTACATGCATCTGCATGTCCGCCTCGCTACGCGCTACCCCACCGAGGTCATTCCCGGCATCACCGCCATGTCCGGTTGCTGGTCGCAGGCCGGCCTGCCGCTGGTGCAGGGCGACGATATCCTCTCGGTCCTGCCCGGCACGCTCGACGAGGTCGATCTGCACACACGGCTCGACAATACTGATGGGGCCGTGATCATGAAGGTCGGCCGCAACCTGCCCAAGATTCGCCGCGCGCTCGAACTCGCTGGTCGGCTCGACGAGGCGGTCTATGTCGAGCGTGGCACCATGGCCAACGGCCATTCCATCCGCCTCGCCGACAAGACTGACGATGCGGCGCCCTACTTTGCGCTCGTCCTCGTTCCCGGCTGGAGCACGCGCCCATGA
- a CDS encoding precorrin-8X methylmutase has protein sequence MTTYDYIKDGDAIYRQSFAIIRTEADLARFSADEAELAIRMIHAAGSVDAAAHFEFGPGFVAAARAALSSGAPIFCDAEMVARGVTAARLPADNDVICTLRDPATPAIAAEIGNTRSAAALRLWLSRLAGSVVAIGNAPTALFFLLELLRDGAPKPAAIVGMPVGFVGAAESKAALAENSYGVPYAIVRGRLGGSAMTAAAINALARPGI, from the coding sequence ATGACCACATACGACTACATCAAGGACGGCGACGCGATTTACCGCCAGTCCTTTGCCATCATCCGCACCGAGGCCGATCTGGCCCGATTTTCCGCCGATGAGGCAGAACTCGCCATCCGCATGATCCACGCTGCCGGCTCGGTCGACGCCGCCGCGCATTTCGAATTTGGCCCCGGCTTTGTCGCTGCCGCCCGGGCAGCGCTCTCGTCTGGCGCACCGATCTTCTGCGATGCGGAAATGGTCGCTCGCGGCGTCACCGCCGCCCGTCTGCCCGCCGATAATGACGTGATCTGCACCCTGCGCGACCCGGCCACGCCGGCCATTGCCGCCGAGATCGGCAATACGCGCTCCGCCGCGGCGCTGCGCCTGTGGCTGTCGCGCCTTGCTGGTTCGGTGGTCGCTATTGGCAATGCCCCCACCGCGCTGTTCTTCCTACTCGAGCTGCTACGCGATGGGGCGCCGAAACCTGCCGCGATCGTCGGCATGCCCGTCGGCTTTGTCGGCGCCGCCGAGTCCAAGGCCGCCCTTGCTGAAAATTCCTATGGCGTACCCTATGCCATCGTACGCGGACGCCTCGGCGGTTCGGCCATGACGGCGGCTGCTATCAATGCACTGGCGAGGCCAGGCATATGA
- a CDS encoding alpha/beta fold hydrolase → MATKSVKAGDLTVSYAETGHGSPVILLHGGLATQAMSWGSVTPLLAGHFRVLAPDSRGHGETNNPTGVLSYDQMADDVVAFARAVGAERPLIFGFSDGGQIALEITLRYPGFARAYVLGGTVSEPSPAYIDGLKGWGFTGPGQVDLDQVQQAFGGFFDAIRVSHRGNGEPEYWRALLPQVATLWHGLPSYSLDQLGNVSEPTLIIMGDRDELGGVDQAARLYRGLPKSELAILPNADHAAVMSDHFWAIVVDFLQRHSGS, encoded by the coding sequence ATGGCGACGAAATCCGTCAAGGCCGGCGATCTTACCGTCAGCTACGCAGAAACCGGCCACGGTTCGCCGGTCATTCTGCTGCATGGTGGCCTCGCCACACAGGCAATGAGCTGGGGATCTGTGACGCCGCTGCTGGCCGGTCACTTCCGCGTGCTGGCGCCCGATTCCCGCGGTCATGGCGAAACCAACAACCCCACGGGGGTCCTGTCTTACGATCAGATGGCTGATGACGTGGTCGCCTTCGCCCGCGCCGTCGGCGCGGAGCGACCGCTGATCTTCGGCTTCAGCGACGGCGGCCAGATCGCGCTCGAAATCACCCTCCGCTACCCCGGCTTCGCTCGCGCCTATGTGCTGGGCGGCACGGTGAGCGAGCCCTCCCCGGCCTATATCGACGGCCTCAAAGGCTGGGGCTTTACAGGACCTGGCCAGGTCGATCTGGACCAGGTGCAGCAGGCATTCGGCGGCTTTTTCGATGCTATCCGGGTGTCGCATCGCGGCAATGGCGAGCCTGAATATTGGCGTGCGCTGCTGCCACAGGTGGCTACGCTTTGGCATGGCCTGCCCAGCTACAGCCTTGATCAGCTCGGCAATGTCAGCGAGCCGACCCTGATCATCATGGGCGACCGTGACGAACTGGGTGGTGTTGACCAGGCCGCGCGCCTTTATCGTGGCCTGCCAAAGAGCGAATTGGCCATTCTTCCCAATGCAGACCATGCCGCAGTCATGAGCGACCATTTCTGGGCCATCGTGGTGGACTTCCTGCAACGGCACTCAGGCAGCTAG
- a CDS encoding OpgC family protein yields MSLPETSAYRSAGLLGPTWMRSIWSPTAAPVQPGVPVGRDDRLDMFRGLALVMIFINHVPGTVYETLTNRNFGFSDAAEAFVFMSGLAAGLAYSNRFRSGNLWAATTKVWARARQLYFVHIVITMLCLAIFAGAANWFGLTEVLTKNNIAALFQKPLSTLVGIPLLSHQLGYLNILPLYMTLLLVTPLVIYAGLRQPWLVLAASIALWAVAGQFRINLPNFPNAGGWFFNPFSWQILFVMGLLSGMAMKVGKRFIPYSPLLFGLAAAVLVFTLLWMKVPPIGKTMNGTLGWLGSVGVPFYFTAFDKTFLSAPRLLHAFALFYVLGNLPIMRKVASAGIVAPLRLMGRQGLAVFATGTVLSMFLQAVRTRREPDMLFDGLVLGGGLLALVALAWVLTKTQELSRAKAA; encoded by the coding sequence ATGTCCCTGCCTGAGACCTCCGCCTATCGCTCGGCCGGCCTGCTTGGGCCGACCTGGATGCGATCCATCTGGTCGCCCACGGCGGCACCGGTTCAACCGGGCGTCCCGGTGGGGCGGGACGACCGTCTCGACATGTTCCGCGGACTGGCGCTGGTGATGATCTTCATCAACCACGTGCCCGGCACCGTCTATGAAACGCTGACCAACCGCAATTTCGGCTTCTCCGATGCGGCGGAAGCCTTTGTCTTCATGTCGGGACTGGCGGCGGGACTGGCCTATTCCAACCGCTTCCGCAGCGGCAATCTATGGGCCGCCACAACCAAGGTCTGGGCGCGGGCCCGGCAGCTCTATTTCGTGCACATCGTCATCACCATGCTGTGCCTTGCCATTTTCGCCGGTGCCGCCAACTGGTTCGGGTTGACCGAGGTGTTGACCAAGAACAACATCGCGGCTCTGTTCCAGAAGCCGTTGAGCACGCTGGTGGGCATTCCGCTGCTGAGCCATCAGCTTGGCTACCTCAACATCCTGCCGCTCTATATGACGCTGCTGCTGGTGACGCCGCTCGTCATCTATGCCGGGCTGCGCCAGCCCTGGCTGGTGCTGGCCGCCTCGATCGCCCTTTGGGCTGTGGCCGGGCAATTCCGCATCAACCTGCCGAACTTCCCCAATGCGGGCGGCTGGTTCTTCAACCCGTTCTCCTGGCAGATCCTGTTTGTCATGGGCTTGCTGAGCGGCATGGCGATGAAGGTGGGCAAGCGCTTCATCCCCTATTCGCCCCTGCTGTTCGGGCTGGCTGCCGCCGTGCTGGTTTTCACTCTGCTGTGGATGAAGGTGCCGCCAATCGGCAAGACCATGAACGGCACGCTGGGATGGCTGGGTAGCGTTGGCGTGCCCTTCTACTTCACCGCCTTCGACAAGACGTTTCTCTCTGCACCGCGCCTGTTACACGCCTTCGCGCTGTTCTATGTGCTGGGCAACCTGCCGATTATGCGCAAGGTGGCGAGCGCTGGAATTGTCGCGCCGCTGCGGCTTATGGGCCGGCAGGGGCTGGCCGTTTTCGCCACGGGCACCGTGCTCAGCATGTTCCTGCAGGCCGTGCGGACGCGGCGCGAGCCGGACATGTTGTTCGACGGACTGGTGCTCGGCGGCGGCTTGCTGGCGCTGGTGGCGCTGGCCTGGGTACTGACCAAGACGCAGGAACTAAGCCGCGCCAAGGCGGCCTAG
- a CDS encoding ArsR/SmtB family transcription factor — MLNQQPNLDLMFQALADPTRRAMIDRLSRGPASVSELAKPFDMSLPAVVQHLQALEHSGLVSSQKVGRVRTVQMQPEALSLAEQWLNERRTMWVKRLDRLGEFLAETADEPETRT, encoded by the coding sequence ATGCTTAATCAACAACCGAATCTTGACTTGATGTTCCAGGCGCTTGCCGATCCGACCCGGCGCGCCATGATCGATCGCCTCAGCCGCGGCCCGGCTTCGGTCAGCGAACTGGCAAAGCCCTTCGACATGTCGCTGCCCGCCGTGGTGCAGCACCTGCAGGCGCTGGAGCATTCCGGCCTGGTCAGCTCGCAGAAAGTCGGCCGCGTCCGCACCGTGCAGATGCAGCCGGAAGCGCTCAGCCTTGCCGAGCAATGGCTCAATGAGCGTCGCACCATGTGGGTGAAGCGGCTGGACCGATTGGGCGAGTTCCTCGCCGAAACCGCAGACGAACCGGAGACCAGGACGTGA
- a CDS encoding SRPBCC family protein, which yields MTTRTVTHATFTLERRYPATPARVFKALSDPVTKAKWFYPPESWGKDDHSMDFRVGGIETSVGGPPGGQVHAFKAIYQDIVPNERIIYSYDMMLDDVRISVSVSSFELIADGDHTVLKLTEMGAYLDGFSDGNDIRKQGTAILLDQLGLYLVREGAN from the coding sequence GTGACCACCCGCACCGTGACCCACGCGACCTTCACCCTTGAACGTCGCTATCCGGCCACGCCGGCCCGCGTCTTCAAGGCCCTTTCCGATCCCGTGACCAAAGCCAAGTGGTTCTACCCACCCGAAAGCTGGGGCAAGGATGACCACAGCATGGATTTTCGCGTTGGCGGCATCGAGACCAGCGTCGGCGGCCCGCCGGGCGGCCAGGTCCATGCCTTCAAGGCGATCTATCAGGACATCGTGCCCAACGAACGCATCATCTATTCCTACGACATGATGCTCGACGACGTGCGTATATCGGTATCGGTCTCGAGCTTCGAGTTGATCGCGGATGGCGATCACACCGTGCTCAAGCTGACCGAGATGGGCGCTTATCTCGACGGCTTCAGTGACGGCAACGACATTCGCAAGCAGGGCACCGCCATTCTCCTCGACCAGTTGGGTCTCTATCTGGTGCGCGAAGGGGCAAATTGA